Proteins from one Microcaecilia unicolor chromosome 2, aMicUni1.1, whole genome shotgun sequence genomic window:
- the RAD1 gene encoding cell cycle checkpoint protein RAD1 gives MPFSTQSETGDDQYILVANLDNVRNLSNILKAIHFKDHATCFATKNGIKMTVENAKCMQANAFIQAGIFQEYTIKEDSVVFRINLTVLLDCLTMFGTSALPASSTALRMCYMGYGHPVTLFLEEGGVVTVCKIHTQEPEETLDFDFCSTNVINKIILQSEGLREAFAELDMTSEVLQITMSPDKPYFRLSTFGDAGSAHLDYPKDSDLMEAFHCSQTQTNRYKLSLLKPSTKALALSCKVSIRTDNRGFLSLQYMIRNEDGQICFVEYYCCPDENIDETEL, from the exons ATGcctttctcaacccagtcagaaACTGGCGATGATCAATATATTTTAGTTGCCAACCTTGACAATGTCAGAAATCTGTCAAATATCTTAAAAGCTATTCATTTTAAGGACCATGCAACATGTTTTGCAACCAAGAATGGCATCAAGATGACAGTTGAAAATGCCAAGTGCATGCAGGCAAATGCCTTCATTCAG GCAGGAATATTTCAAGAGTACACAATCAAGGAGGATTCGGTGGTATTTAGAATTAATTTAACTGTACTTTTAGACTGCCTAACTATGTTTGGGACCAGTGCTTTGCCAG CATCCTCGACAGCTCTGCGAATGTGTTACATGGGCTATGGTCATCCTGTGACTTTGTTTCTTGAAGAAGGAGGAGTAGTAACAGTGTGTAAAATTCATACCCAAGAGCCTGAAGAGACACTTGACTTTGATTTCTGCAGCACCAATGTCATTAATAAGATTATTCTTCAGTCTGAGGGCCTGCGGGAGGCATTTGCTGAGCTTGATATGACCAGTGAAGTGCTGCAGATTACCATGTCCCCAGACAAGCCTTATTTCAG ATTATCTACATTTGGAGATGCAGGAAGTGCCCACCTGGACTATCCCAAGGACTCAGATCTAATGGAAGCTTTCCACTGTAGTCAGACGCAGACCAATAG GTATAAACTATCTTTGCTCAAGCCATCTACCAAGGCCCTGGCATTATCCTGTAAAGTGTCTATTCGAACCGATAACCGGGGATTTCTCTCCTTGCAGTACATGATCCGGAATGAAGATGGACAGATCTGTTTTGTGGAGTATTACTGCTGCCCTGATGAGAACATTGATGAGACAGAGCTATAG